In Tenacibaculum pacificus, a single window of DNA contains:
- a CDS encoding efflux RND transporter periplasmic adaptor subunit, whose protein sequence is MKKYIIYIGILAVGLLLGWSLFGNSPKEKTSHNHSEKEAINKMWTCSMHPKILQSEAGDCPICGMDLIPTETTFEGLNPNEFKLTKNAMALANIQTLVVGDNINTNSTLKLSGKITESEDEKIVQASYFSGRIERLNISSVGEEVKKGQLLATIYSPELFAAQQELITASSLKTSQPALYNAVRNKLKLWKISENQINQIEKSGKVKQNFPIYATVSGTVSEKLVAQGDYIKQGQALLKITNLTTVWALFDVYENQIDFFKKGQNITVTTNAYPNKRLKKKVDFIDPTFNSATRTLKLRVILDNKKREFKTGMFVEGAIENNFSDKKQLLMIPASAILWTGKRSVVYLKTTPDQPIFEMKEITIEKQLGDKYEVIDGLLNGDEIVINGTFTIDASAQLHGKKSMMNRNTVKNMGTAEVMNNHENHLEKEIKNTLKNERIKVSKVFQKQLKIVVNDYINLKNHLINDDEKNVIIASKNILNNLKNVDMKLLKNNNTHLKWMSFDKKIKDAVYAISKETTIKEQRIHFKNLSLVLINTVETFGINEKMYRQFCPMADNYKGGYWLSKEEKVQNPYFGNKMLKCGSVKQVIE, encoded by the coding sequence ATGAAAAAATATATAATTTACATAGGAATATTAGCTGTTGGCTTATTGTTAGGATGGAGTTTATTTGGTAATTCTCCAAAGGAAAAAACATCACATAATCACTCAGAAAAAGAAGCAATAAATAAAATGTGGACTTGCTCAATGCATCCTAAAATACTGCAATCCGAAGCAGGCGATTGTCCAATTTGCGGAATGGATTTAATTCCTACCGAAACAACTTTCGAAGGGCTTAATCCGAATGAATTTAAGCTAACTAAAAATGCAATGGCATTGGCTAATATTCAAACACTGGTCGTTGGCGATAATATAAATACAAATTCGACACTAAAATTATCTGGAAAAATAACAGAAAGCGAAGATGAAAAAATAGTACAAGCAAGTTATTTTTCTGGAAGAATAGAGCGTTTAAATATTAGTTCGGTTGGTGAAGAAGTTAAAAAAGGACAATTATTAGCAACTATTTATTCACCTGAATTATTTGCCGCACAACAAGAATTAATTACGGCATCAAGTTTAAAAACATCACAACCTGCATTATATAATGCTGTTCGTAATAAATTAAAACTTTGGAAAATTTCTGAAAATCAAATTAATCAAATTGAAAAATCAGGAAAAGTAAAACAAAATTTCCCAATATATGCAACTGTTTCAGGAACGGTATCAGAAAAATTAGTTGCACAAGGCGATTACATTAAACAAGGACAAGCGTTATTAAAAATCACAAATTTAACGACTGTTTGGGCGTTATTTGATGTTTATGAAAATCAAATTGACTTCTTTAAAAAAGGTCAGAATATTACAGTTACTACAAATGCGTATCCAAATAAAAGATTAAAAAAGAAAGTCGATTTTATTGATCCAACTTTTAATTCAGCAACTAGAACCCTAAAACTAAGAGTAATTTTAGATAATAAAAAACGAGAATTTAAAACAGGAATGTTTGTTGAAGGAGCTATTGAAAACAATTTTTCTGATAAAAAACAATTATTAATGATTCCTGCATCAGCAATATTATGGACAGGAAAACGCTCGGTAGTTTATTTAAAAACAACGCCTGACCAGCCTATTTTTGAAATGAAAGAAATAACCATAGAAAAGCAATTGGGTGATAAATATGAAGTTATCGATGGACTTTTAAATGGTGACGAAATTGTAATTAACGGTACCTTTACTATTGATGCTTCTGCTCAATTACACGGTAAAAAATCTATGATGAATAGAAATACTGTAAAAAATATGGGAACAGCGGAAGTGATGAACAATCATGAAAATCATCTTGAAAAAGAAATAAAAAACACTCTTAAAAATGAACGTATTAAAGTTTCAAAAGTATTTCAAAAACAATTAAAAATAGTCGTTAATGATTATATCAATCTAAAAAATCATTTAATTAATGACGATGAAAAAAATGTAATTATCGCCTCAAAAAACATTTTAAATAATTTAAAAAATGTGGATATGAAACTATTAAAAAACAATAACACACATTTAAAATGGATGTCTTTTGATAAAAAAATTAAAGATGCTGTTTATGCTATATCAAAAGAAACAACTATAAAAGAGCAAAGAATTCATTTTAAAAATTTGTCATTAGTTTTAATAAATACTGTTGAAACCTTTGGTATCAATGAAAAAATGTATCGTCAGTTTTGCCCAATGGCAGATAATTATAAAGGTGGATATTGGTTAAGTAAAGAAGAAAAAGTACAAAATCCTTATTTTGGAAATAAAATGCTAAAATGCGGAAGTGTGAAACAAGTTATAGAATAA
- a CDS encoding TolC family protein has translation MSFFCFFTEGNAQQLKTLIEEGLSKNPKIQSFKLKHQIASEKTNEANTLPNTQIGVGYFVSEPEIRTGAQRFKISAKQMLPSFGTITARENYLNSITDAVYEDIVIIKRKLVASISKSYYLLYALKDKKEVLEDNIILLKTYEKLALTAIEVGKASAVDVLRLQIRQNELQQLKQILEQNYLAEQTVINKLLNREKNIKITIDTEFVIPSENNLINTNNLTLHPELLKYDKLYKSVEKSELLNQKESNPMFGFGLDYVAVSERPNMDFSDNGKDILMPMISLSIPIFNNKYKSKSKQNKLQQIEIISKKENRLNTLETLLDKAIKNSNSARIRFNIQNKNLKKAKNAETILVKSYETGTINFNDILDIQELQLKFQINKIEAIRAYYLQKTNINYLKN, from the coding sequence ATGTCATTTTTTTGCTTTTTTACAGAAGGAAATGCACAACAACTCAAAACACTTATCGAAGAAGGATTATCAAAAAACCCTAAAATCCAATCTTTTAAATTAAAACATCAAATTGCATCAGAAAAAACAAACGAAGCAAATACCTTACCTAATACACAAATAGGTGTTGGTTATTTTGTAAGCGAACCCGAAATAAGAACAGGTGCTCAACGTTTTAAAATTTCTGCAAAACAAATGCTACCTTCTTTTGGAACGATAACTGCTAGAGAAAATTATCTTAATTCTATTACAGATGCCGTTTATGAAGATATTGTTATTATCAAACGAAAATTGGTCGCTTCAATATCTAAATCTTATTATCTTTTATATGCTTTAAAAGATAAAAAAGAGGTTTTAGAGGATAATATAATCCTACTTAAAACCTATGAAAAATTAGCTTTAACAGCTATTGAAGTTGGTAAAGCGTCCGCTGTTGATGTATTACGTTTACAAATACGTCAGAACGAACTACAGCAATTAAAACAGATTTTAGAGCAAAATTACTTAGCAGAACAAACCGTAATTAATAAATTATTAAACAGAGAAAAAAATATTAAAATTACTATCGATACTGAATTTGTAATTCCTTCAGAAAATAATTTGATAAATACCAATAATTTAACCTTACATCCTGAATTATTAAAATACGATAAACTTTATAAATCAGTTGAAAAATCTGAGCTTTTAAATCAAAAAGAAAGTAATCCTATGTTTGGTTTTGGGCTGGATTATGTAGCTGTTTCTGAAAGACCAAATATGGATTTTAGTGATAATGGAAAAGATATTTTGATGCCAATGATTAGTCTTTCTATTCCTATTTTTAATAATAAATACAAATCAAAAAGTAAACAAAATAAGCTACAACAAATAGAAATTATCTCAAAAAAAGAAAACAGATTAAATACTTTAGAAACCTTGCTTGATAAAGCTATTAAAAATAGTAATTCGGCAAGAATACGTTTCAATATTCAAAATAAAAATTTGAAAAAAGCTAAAAACGCAGAAACTATTTTGGTAAAAAGTTATGAAACAGGAACTATTAATTTTAATGATATTTTAGATATTCAAGAATTACAATTAAAATTTCAAATCAATAAAATTGAAGCAATTAGAGCTTATTATTTACAAAAAACTAACATCAATTATTTAAAAAATTAA
- a CDS encoding glycosyltransferase has product MKILAIDDQKLVLIPLEIRLKELGYEVVTETNALTGIALFSSFQPDLVIVDLNMPIVSGMEVVKHIRNIKKSTTPIMILSGNTDDSMIIQGFDLGINDYMKKPLSLLEVCARVKRLIGAPEAKNKDINYKGVIIQQRCVGVVIPCYNEEKRLLSNQFTNFIEKNSGYHLCFVNDGSKDKTLEVLNNLRKGREEFITVYNCEKNGGKGEAVRQGMLHMAKKEDLDYIGFLDADLSTDLSDFDDLVSTIENSDYKIVSGSRISRMGANINKESAREIISLTINFIIRKILSMDFKDTQCGAKIFKKDVIEISFGEKFVTQWIFDVEIFRRITLHFGLKKAKQILCEKPLKRWVHTDGSKLSMKDSVKIIGQLGQIAWFYNKKKQIKKD; this is encoded by the coding sequence ATGAAAATATTAGCTATAGATGATCAAAAATTAGTTTTAATACCATTAGAAATTCGACTAAAAGAATTGGGTTATGAAGTTGTAACAGAAACAAATGCTTTAACAGGAATTGCTTTATTTAGTTCTTTTCAGCCAGACTTAGTAATTGTAGATCTTAATATGCCAATAGTTTCAGGTATGGAGGTTGTAAAACATATTAGAAATATTAAAAAATCTACCACGCCTATTATGATTTTATCAGGTAATACTGATGATAGTATGATAATACAAGGTTTTGATTTAGGTATTAATGACTATATGAAAAAACCATTAAGTTTACTAGAAGTTTGTGCCAGAGTAAAAAGATTAATAGGAGCTCCTGAAGCAAAAAATAAAGATATAAACTATAAAGGCGTTATTATACAACAAAGATGTGTTGGTGTGGTAATACCTTGTTATAATGAAGAAAAAAGGCTTTTAAGTAATCAGTTTACTAATTTTATTGAAAAAAATTCAGGATATCACTTATGTTTTGTAAATGATGGAAGTAAAGACAAAACACTAGAGGTTTTAAATAATTTAAGAAAAGGAAGAGAGGAATTTATTACCGTGTATAATTGTGAGAAAAATGGAGGGAAAGGTGAAGCTGTAAGACAAGGAATGCTGCATATGGCTAAAAAAGAAGATTTAGATTATATAGGCTTTTTAGATGCCGATTTGTCTACAGATTTATCTGATTTTGATGATTTAGTTTCTACTATTGAAAATTCTGATTATAAGATTGTAAGTGGATCTAGGATTAGTAGAATGGGAGCAAATATCAATAAAGAGTCTGCTAGAGAAATAATAAGTTTAACTATAAACTTTATCATTAGAAAAATTCTTTCAATGGATTTTAAAGACACTCAATGTGGGGCTAAAATTTTTAAGAAAGATGTTATTGAAATTTCATTTGGAGAAAAATTTGTAACACAATGGATTTTTGATGTTGAAATATTTAGAAGAATTACACTTCATTTTGGGCTAAAAAAAGCCAAACAAATATTGTGTGAGAAACCTTTAAAAAGATGGGTTCATACAGATGGGTCTAAATTATCAATGAAAGATTCAGTTAAAATTATTGGGCAACTAGGGCAAATAGCTTGGTTTTACAATAAAAAAAAACAAATAAAAAAGGATTAA
- the manA gene encoding mannose-6-phosphate isomerase, class I has protein sequence MIKTKAGNISLDFFLRQKPIEFLGLRVAKTYGKLPYLFKVLDVHKMLSIQVHPTKEAAEIGFKRENKKGILLTARNRNYKDKNHKPEVMVALSDFWLLHGFLESEKIIKNLEQTSELHFLLSTFEESNYFELYKKVMQFSQEEVNKILKPLADRILPDFLNNKIAKSSPEYWAAKALEGKSLDNIDRGIFSFYFFNIVNLSKGEAIFQDAGVPHAYLEGKNIELMANSDNVLRGGLTTKHIDVEELLKNTKFEETIPKILYGVKNRVNGELVYKTKAKDFKLSKIQSTEAIRYNSTSKSVEILIILDGNATVIRHKNRINIEKGQAVLIKANTRYRIVSTKGVEIYKASVPDS, from the coding sequence ATTATTAAAACAAAAGCAGGAAATATTTCTTTAGATTTCTTTTTAAGACAAAAGCCAATTGAATTTTTAGGGTTAAGAGTCGCTAAAACTTACGGTAAATTACCTTATTTGTTTAAAGTATTAGATGTTCATAAAATGTTATCAATACAAGTACATCCAACAAAAGAGGCAGCAGAAATAGGATTTAAACGTGAAAATAAAAAAGGAATTTTATTAACCGCAAGAAATAGAAATTATAAAGATAAAAATCATAAGCCAGAGGTAATGGTTGCTCTAAGTGACTTTTGGTTGCTGCATGGTTTTTTAGAAAGTGAAAAAATAATAAAAAATCTTGAACAAACAAGTGAGTTACATTTTTTACTATCGACTTTTGAAGAGTCTAATTATTTTGAATTATATAAAAAAGTTATGCAGTTTTCTCAAGAAGAGGTAAATAAAATTTTAAAACCTTTAGCAGATAGAATTTTACCGGATTTTTTAAATAATAAGATAGCTAAATCATCACCAGAATATTGGGCAGCAAAAGCATTAGAAGGTAAAAGTTTAGACAATATTGATAGAGGTATATTTTCTTTCTACTTTTTTAATATTGTAAATTTATCAAAAGGAGAAGCTATTTTTCAAGATGCAGGAGTTCCGCATGCTTATTTAGAAGGGAAAAATATCGAATTAATGGCTAATTCCGATAATGTTTTAAGAGGTGGATTAACAACTAAACATATCGATGTTGAAGAGCTTTTGAAGAATACTAAATTTGAAGAAACAATTCCAAAAATATTATATGGTGTTAAAAATCGAGTTAATGGTGAGTTAGTATATAAAACAAAAGCAAAAGATTTTAAATTAAGTAAAATTCAATCAACAGAAGCTATAAGATATAATTCAACATCAAAATCTGTAGAAATTTTAATTATTTTAGATGGTAATGCTACTGTTATAAGACATAAGAATCGTATTAATATTGAAAAAGGACAAGCAGTTTTAATAAAAGCAAATACTCGTTATAGAATTGTTTCTACAAAAGGTGTTGAAATTTATAAAGCAAGTGTACCTGACTCTTAA
- a CDS encoding heavy metal-binding domain-containing protein has protein sequence MNLLNNNIISKTILTALVIGLTFTTMSCKDAKKENKTTEKISVEKKGKEHTSAYVCPMHCENSGSDKEGKCPTCGMTYIDNKIHSANGHKH, from the coding sequence ATGAATTTATTAAACAACAATATCATCAGTAAAACAATTTTAACCGCTTTAGTAATCGGATTAACATTTACAACAATGTCGTGTAAAGACGCTAAAAAAGAAAATAAAACTACTGAAAAAATATCCGTAGAAAAAAAAGGAAAAGAACATACATCAGCATACGTATGCCCTATGCATTGTGAAAACAGCGGAAGTGATAAAGAAGGTAAATGTCCAACTTGTGGAATGACTTACATAGATAATAAAATTCATAGCGCAAACGGTCATAAGCACTAA